One Oceanispirochaeta sp. genomic window, TCGGAATATTGATTCGATATATTCAAACAGAGAGTTGACTTCTACTCTCTCCTGATCTATTTCAATTCTTCCTGATTCAAGACGGGATAACTCCAGTAAGTCCTCTGTAAGAGATTTCATATAAAATATCTCTTCCCTCGCAGTACTAATCAGATCTCTTTCCATCTCATCCTCAGAGTTCATTAATCGCTCGTAAAGCAGGTCTATACTCATTCCAAGGCTTGTCAGAGGTGTTTTGAGTTCATGAGAAGCGGCCATGACGAATTCACTTTTCAGGTCTTCCAGCTCTTTCATTCGGGTAATATTGCGAAGCAGAAGAAGTATCCCCGAAGCGATTTTCCTTTTTCCGCGGATGGGAGATAATGTGTATTGATAATGCCGTGGCTCACCATTCGGATTCTGAATAACGAGAATTCTCTCTTCCTCGGGCAGACCATTTAAGGGGTCCTGATGAACACTCTCTCGAATAATAGAACAGAGGGGAACACTGCCGCAGAGATCTTCACAATCAGAGCCTAATGTATTCAGCGGATCGGCATTAAAAATTTTCAATGCCGCAGGATTGATACTGATAACAACCAGTTCTTTATCAAACACAACCAATCCGTCCTCAATTCCAGAAATAATTGTATCCGCTTTATTCTTTTCTGAGACTATCTGCTCGATATTTAATTCATGGTAATTCCCAAGTTGTAAGGCCATTGCATTGAATTCTTCTGCTAAAGTGCCTAGTTCATCCTTACTGCCAACATCGACTTTTGCGGAATAATCCCCCTGTGAGAGTCGTCGGGAAGCTTCGCTTATCTTATATATGGGCTTAACAATCCGCTCTGCCAGGAGAAGGCTGAAAAAGAAAACAAACAAAAGTGAAATAGCGGTAATGACTAGTGTAGAAATAAAAGCTCTATTCGAGAGGACTCTAGCTTGATTGCTAGCTTCGTACATAATGGACTCGTTAAGTTCTAATAAATCGGTACAAAGGCTCCTTATTTCTCCTTGTCGCGGCAATGGTGATGTGTCCTTGTCCACACTTAACCAAAGAGCAACCTCTTCCCGATAAGCAGAATAGCGGTCACTTATCTTCTCAACAATCTCCGCTTCCCCTGAGATGGTAATATTATCTTTAGCCCGAGCCAGCCACTCAATAAAAAGTGCATCCAACTTTCGTAGGTTTTCATGCAATGGCTGATCGGGTTCTTCATATCTGACTTGTAATAATATGGTCTTTTGTTGATCCATAGACTGCCTCATCCCAATTGCAGCAGATATACTACGATAATTTTCCCTTAATATGGCATCAGAAGCTTGTCCCAGAGAGATTATATTTACCAAGGCCCAAACAATAACCATACCTGATAAAACCAGAACCAGTCCGTTGGATGTCAGTATCTTATTTTTTAACCTCATCTCTCGGCCTCCTTTCTAAAGGTTATATTGTTTACGTTTTCGCCACAGGGTCGCCTGATCGATCCCCAGAATTAATGAGGCTTTTTTCAAAGATGACGTTTGTTTCAGGATGCGGTTGATGTACATCTCTTCAAGTTCGGCTAAAGTGAGGAGCTCTTGATCAATAGAATCAGTTATTCCTGGTTGTTGCATTTTTTGGGGCAGATCATCGGGTTTGATTACACATGGTTTGTTCAAAATGATAGTCCGTTCTACTACGTTTTTCAGTTCTCTGATGTTTCCCGGCCAAGAAAAGCTTTGCATGATATTTAGAGTTTCGGAAGAGAATGTAAAGCCCTGCTTATGATTGACTCTACTGAAGTGGTTTAAAAAGGTTTGAGCCAAAGTGGGTATGTCCTCTCGTCGATCTCTCAGAGGAGGAAGAGTGACACTTATAACCTCTAAACGATAGAACAGATCTTTCCGGAAAAGATTTTGCTCAACAAGAGCAGCCAAGTCTCCATTAGTTGCTGCGATGATACGGACATCTGCTCGACAGGTTCTTGAGTCTCCAATACGTTCATACTCTCGGTCTTGAAGGAACCTGAGGATTTTAGCTTGCAGTGGAAGGGGCATTTCTGCTATTTCATCCAGAAAGAGGGTTCCCCCTTCACAATTTCTTATTCTTCCTGGATTATCCTTAACCGCTCCAGTAAAGGCTCCCCGAACGTGGCCAAAAAGTTCACTTTCCAGCAGTTCTGCAGGAACAGATGGACAAGAAATGGTACCGCATACTCCAGCAGAGCGGCTGCTCCATTTATGAATTTCTCGGGCTATGAGAGATTTACCAGTTCCACTCTCTCCCTGAAGGAGGATTGTCGCCTCTGATTCAGCCGCTGTTTTTAAGAGCTCTAAAGTTTTTTGATATTGAGGATTATTTGATTCCCAATGGGATTCAGGTTGAACCTCACTGATGTCAGCTTTTAAAGTGGCATTTTCCAGCTCCAGAAAGCAAATTTGAGTATATTGCCTGGCCAGG contains:
- a CDS encoding ATP-binding protein, with translation MRLKNKILTSNGLVLVLSGMVIVWALVNIISLGQASDAILRENYRSISAAIGMRQSMDQQKTILLQVRYEEPDQPLHENLRKLDALFIEWLARAKDNITISGEAEIVEKISDRYSAYREEVALWLSVDKDTSPLPRQGEIRSLCTDLLELNESIMYEASNQARVLSNRAFISTLVITAISLLFVFFFSLLLAERIVKPIYKISEASRRLSQGDYSAKVDVGSKDELGTLAEEFNAMALQLGNYHELNIEQIVSEKNKADTIISGIEDGLVVFDKELVVISINPAALKIFNADPLNTLGSDCEDLCGSVPLCSIIRESVHQDPLNGLPEEERILVIQNPNGEPRHYQYTLSPIRGKRKIASGILLLLRNITRMKELEDLKSEFVMAASHELKTPLTSLGMSIDLLYERLMNSEDEMERDLISTAREEIFYMKSLTEDLLELSRLESGRIEIDQERVEVNSLFEYIESIFRKQAEEKQIKLSRTVHQGAEFLDGDMNKVTWVLSNLVSNALRYISDKGMIKISAAKIGFNIHISVEDDGQGIPPEYQSRIFQKFSQIRGRKSGGSGLGLAICKEIIRAHGGTIWVESQQGQGSIFTFTLPLSN
- a CDS encoding sigma-54 dependent transcriptional regulator, encoding MKSTEKVSLNSDLFFLNILVVDDEANIRKTVSYCLSSLGHEVIAVSNGKDALEVVKKQRIHLAFVDLRLEETNGLELIPEILRESPGIKIVVITAHASIDTAVEAMRVGAVDYVAKPFSADRIKVLARQYTQICFLELENATLKADISEVQPESHWESNNPQYQKTLELLKTAAESEATILLQGESGTGKSLIAREIHKWSSRSAGVCGTISCPSVPAELLESELFGHVRGAFTGAVKDNPGRIRNCEGGTLFLDEIAEMPLPLQAKILRFLQDREYERIGDSRTCRADVRIIAATNGDLAALVEQNLFRKDLFYRLEVISVTLPPLRDRREDIPTLAQTFLNHFSRVNHKQGFTFSSETLNIMQSFSWPGNIRELKNVVERTIILNKPCVIKPDDLPQKMQQPGITDSIDQELLTLAELEEMYINRILKQTSSLKKASLILGIDQATLWRKRKQYNL